One window from the genome of Dermacentor silvarum isolate Dsil-2018 chromosome 7, BIME_Dsil_1.4, whole genome shotgun sequence encodes:
- the LOC119458641 gene encoding kelch-like protein 10 — protein sequence MAGLRDQRKTRQFCDVLFRAADGAEMWAHRFVMSAKFSGCYALFTLAKQGMSPEQRRMNEWTPPICAVMADLDSDMTELLVDFAYHTPLHERIGLQNVAKALELAEKLKVSASERVPRNFVLRSYYAFDEFKLLYKKKKKKKNANWCWVPVITILRIRDYCLDIFKKNLAPESCIDTYRLASSRGYEYLAAEAFRYLVRNFDEVWRNNAQFQALTPEELRTILEDDRLHAPSEVEDTFSAILKWISADVDARKAYLAKFLPLVRFARWSVTDFKKVATHPQVVCDADSVKVLNAIHKTLTRQFMAVGVVAGVDLSPKFWLRPRVPKDILFLFGGWTVGATNNMLTYNCRAAKWRVMGSQYTTPRAYHGAAVINQCIYFVGGFDGRECYHSVVCFDVPLARWSAKANMAFERCYVSVAVLQDHIYAMGGFDGHVRTNTVERYDVNANQWSMVASMNDVRSDASAAVAGGRIYIVGGFTGRVVLDTVECYDPSTNAWTRVLTMSSPRSGLKVVAHNDTLYIIGGYNGITRLSSSTHLFIVIATIPKHGRRQV from the exons ATGGCGGGACTGCGGGACCAAAGAAAAACCCGCCAGTTCTGCGACGTCTTGTTCCGTGCGGCTGACGGTGCGGAGATGTGGGCACATCGATTCGTAATGTCCGCCAA GTTCTCTGGCTGCTACGCGCTCTTCACTCTCGCCAAGCAAGGCATGAGTCCTGAGCAGAGGCGGATGAACGAGTGGACCCCGCCCATCTGTGCGGTGATGGCAGACCTGGACAGCGACATGACCGAGCTGCTCGTCGACTTCGCCTACCACACTCCGCTGCACGAGCGCATCGGCCTGCAAAACGTGGCCAAGGCACTCGAACTCGCCGAAAAGCTAAAGGTCAGTGCTAGTGAACGCGTTCCTCGAAACTTCGTCCTGAGGAG CTATTATGCCTTCGACGAGTTTAAGCTGCTttacaagaagaagaagaagaagaagaatgcgaATTGGTGTTGGGTGCCTGTTATTACG ATACTTCGGATACGGGATTACTGCCTGGACATCTTCAAAAAGAACCTCGCCCCTGAGAGCTGCATCGACACTTACCGCCTGGCCTCCAGCCGTGGATACGAGTATCTCGCCGCAGAAGCATTTCGCTACCTAGTGCGGAACTTCGACGAG GTGTGGAGAAACAACGCCCAGTTCCAGGCTCTGACGCCAGAGGAGCTGCGCACCATCCTGGAGGACGACCGGCTGCATGCTCCCAGCGAGGTGGAGGACACGTTCAGCGCCATTTTGAAGTGGATCTCCGCCGACGTGGACGCGAGGAAGGCCTACCTGGCCAAGTTCCTACCGCTCGTGCGCTTCGCGCGCTGGTCCGTCAC AGACTTCAAGAAAGTCGCCACCCATCCACAAGTTGTGTGTGACGCAGACAGCGTGAAGGTGCTGAACGCGATCCATAAG ACGCTCACCCGGCAGTTCATGGCGGTGGGCGTAGTTGCCGGCGTTGACCTGTCGCCGAAGTTCTGGCTGAGGCCTCGCGTGCCCAAGGACATCCTCTTCCTTTTCGGCGGCTGGACAGTGGGCGCGACCAACAACATGCTCACGTACAACTGTCGCGCCGCCAAGTGGCGTGTAATGGGCAGCCAGTACACCACGCCCAG GGCGTATCACGGTGCCGCAGTGATCAACCAGTGTATCTACTTCGTGGGTGGCTTCGACGGCCGCGAGTGCTACcactcggtcgtctgcttcgacGTGCCCCTGGCCAGATGGAGCGCCAAGGCGAACATGGCGTTCGAGCGCTGCTACGTCAGCGTCGCCGTTCTCCAG GACCACATCTACGCCATGGGAGGTTTCGACGGCCACGTGCGCACAAACACAGTCGAGCGGTACGACGTCAACGCAAACCAGTGGTCCATGGTGGCTAGCATGAACGACGTCCGCAGTGACGCCAGCGCCGCTGTAGCTGGAGGACGCATCTACAT AGTGGGAGGCTTCACGGGCCGCGTGGTCCTGGACACCGTGGAGTGTTACGACCCGTCGACCAACGCCTGGACACGGGTGTTAACAATGTCCTCGCCCCGTAGTGGCCTCAAGGTGGTCGCCCACAATGACACGCTCTACATCATCGGCGGATACAACGGCATCACCCGGCTCTCCTCCAGTACGCATCTGTTCATTGTAATCGCTACCATTCCTAAGCATGGTCGTCGTCAGGTCTGA